The genomic region taaaggctcctattatatgtatatcccgaacccggataaaatatagccttaatGTCATCCGGGGATAGtgactgaaagatttttttatgttgtaaaaaataattaagaaataaaagttattattttaatttaaaaagttttaattagtcAAAAAATCTGTAGAATACATAAGTTAATATTCGTTTTAAAACATCTATCTTACTATATTACTTTTagtagtaatttttatttgttctcaTACCTAGTTTAAATTAGTCACTTCCTCTGCAACTTGTATATTATCatctttacttaaaatattaactttagaAGTACTTTCTACTTCACTCACTACCGTATCTTTTGCATCTTTATTCTTACTATCTTTCTTTACCTTTTtccgttttttctttttctgtttaTTAGGATTCTCGGGTTTATTCATATCGTTATATTTTAGTagctttttatacattttcagtAGCAATTTTGCATCTTTTTTCAAGTCTTTCGATACTTCTTTCACCGgatctacatatttattagaAGTTTCCAAAGTATTGTACTGTTCAATAGTCCCTTCTTCTAAAACTATATTGTCTATTTTCTCTTTCTCAATTTCTATTTCTCTTTCAGCTTCTTTCTCATCATTTTTAGATTCTGctagtttcttttttaattctatATTCTTTTTTCTAATAGCATTTAAAATGTTAGCTGTGTTTAGAACTTTTTTGACTTTTGTACTGTCTAAGTATCGATCTTTCCAGGATATATTTGTAATTGAATCCAAATCATTTTGctctttttgtttttcatattcaattatttctttttctgtTATTATTTCTTCCCGTTCTATTTCGTCAATTTTGGCGGATAAAGCCTCAATTTCCGAAGTAGTAGGTtctttagataatattttgagTTCCACTTCACAGCAAGATGAGTCGTCTGAGAGTTCCATTATTTCGTAAACTGCTTCTATGTCGTCGTCTGAAAgggctttattttctttttctgtgTTTTCTGAAGTTAAATCTACTTTGTCTGGGTTTTCAGTTGTAGGTACATTCTTGTCTATACCCGTGTCTGCTGTAGTATTGTCTATGACTTCTATAGAACGCggattttcaatttcattttcagaAGTGTTACcatcattatttttgaaaaagttcTGATCGGCGCTTTCACGAAAATCCTTCTTTTTAGTTTTCTTATCTTTTTTTGCTTTCttatcttttttcttctttttctttttggaTTTCTTGCTTCCTTCCTCGTCTGAAATGCAGACTACTTCAGGTTTTAAGTCTACTGCTTCAACTTCTGAACTCTCTCGGTCTGACAATTCTCCTTCTGACATATTGTTGTCTGTATCTTTTGTTTGTGAGGTGTTTTCTTCATCTATTATAGTATTTATATCTTTTATTACATCTGTGTCTTCGACAGTGCCTTTTAAAGTGGCAGGTTGATCTTTTTCACttatatctttatctttagcaatatttaattcagtttctggatttgtttcaataatttcaGTGCTAGAATTAATTTCTTCAATGCGTGTATCCATTTTGTCTCCTTTTTcagtattattatcattttcagAAGATTCTAATTGAGTGTTCTTACTACAATCTTTTTGGTCAATTTTCTGATtagattcttcttctttttcaaCCTCAATTGTATCT from Helicoverpa armigera isolate CAAS_96S chromosome 31, ASM3070526v1, whole genome shotgun sequence harbors:
- the LOC110381794 gene encoding protein starmaker — protein: MKRVKRHKVKTEAPETSTSHNRDQENHDLAYYIHDRVELMHQVFSVIKYKELKAMVPASIRNISIDDLQELCTEELLGISSKRLCAILDGAEPPSDTESSSPSPPPEQMETISLDSISSDDEILSQSSSKKKKHKHRHHSKSKSKRKKSKEEDQGSADKSKASRAGLTVLELLELQARARAIRAQLQQEQRNKPPSEPTQEPPHSSDNEVEIKEEPAEVVEISSDDEKPKIEDLQKKINQEKEPDPPQSQATVTKQVNDLIITVPKSTKQKIKLNRNKSISSSDNTTSVASNSVASNEKSVTENVATPKKSEPTPKSNTEGNKNVNKKDKAKKKKKDKKKDRKDDIDNDEITLQLSDTEKMDLLEDLDRKNYDSVSSCSDSSSDSSDSEDDKKDKGKDKDSSMKEANQTPETSKDNEENTDKVTVVSEKIEKDNTEKDLEAKDDESPNKDTIEVEKEEESNQKIDQKDCSKNTQLESSENDNNTEKGDKMDTRIEEINSSTEIIETNPETELNIAKDKDISEKDQPATLKGTVEDTDVIKDINTIIDEENTSQTKDTDNNMSEGELSDRESSEVEAVDLKPEVVCISDEEGSKKSKKKKKKKDKKAKKDKKTKKKDFRESADQNFFKNNDGNTSENEIENPRSIEVIDNTTADTGIDKNVPTTENPDKVDLTSENTEKENKALSDDDIEAVYEIMELSDDSSCCEVELKILSKEPTTSEIEALSAKIDEIEREEIITEKEIIEYEKQKEQNDLDSITNISWKDRYLDSTKVKKVLNTANILNAIRKKNIELKKKLAESKNDEKEAEREIEIEKEKIDNIVLEEGTIEQYNTLETSNKYVDPVKEVSKDLKKDAKLLLKMYKKLLKYNDMNKPENPNKQKKKKRKKVKKDSKNKDAKDTVVSEVESTSKVNILSKDDNIQVAEEVTNLN